CATTCAGACCCTTGTCATTCAGACCCTTGTCATTCAGTCCCTTGTCATTCAGTCCCTTGTCATTCAGTCCCTTGTCATTCAGACCCTTGTCATTCAGTCCCTTGTCATTCAGACCCTTGTCATTCAGACCCTTGTCATTCAGACCCTTGTCATTCAGACCCTTGTCATTCAGTCCCTTGTCATTCAGTCCCTAGTCATTCAGTCCCTTGTCATTCAGACCCTTGTCATTCAGACCCTAGTCATTCAGTCCCTTGTCATTCAGTCCCTTGTCATTCAGACCCTTGTCATTCAGACCCTTGTCATTCAGACCCTTGTCATTCAGTCCCTTGTCATTCAGACCCTTGTCATTCAGTCCCTTGTCATTCAGTCCCTTGTCATTCAGACCCTTGTCATTCAGACCCTTGTCATTCAGACCCTTGTCATTCAGACCCTTGTCATTCAGACCCTTGTCATTCAGACCCTTGTCATTCAGTCCCTTGTCATTCAGACCCTAGTCATTCAGTCCCTTGTCATTCAGTCCCTTGTCATTCAGACCCTTGTCATTCAGTCCCTTGTCATTCAGACCCTTGTCATTCAGGCCCTTGTCATTCAGACCCTTGTCATTCAGACCCTTGTCATTCAGACCCTTGTCATTCAGTCCCTTGTCATTCAGTCCCTTGTCATTCAGTCCCTTGTCATTCAGTCCCTTGTCATTCAGACCCTTGTCATTCAGTCCCTTGTCATTCAGACCCTAGTCATTCAGTCCCTTGTCATTCAGTCTCTTGTCATTCAGTCCCTTGTCATTCAGACCCTTGTCATTCAGTCCCTTGTCATTCAGACCCTTGTCATTCAGACCCTTGTCATTCAGACCCTAGTCATTCAGTCCCTTGTCATTCAGTCTCTTGTCATTCAGTCCCTTGTCATTCAGTCCCTTGTCATTCAGACCCTTGTCATTCAGTCCCTTGTCATTCAGACCCTTGTCATTCAGACCCTTGTCATTCAGTCCCTAGTCATTCAGTCCCTTGTCATTCAGACCCTTGTCATTCAGACCCTTGTCATTCAGACCCTTGTCATTCAGTCCCTTGTCATTCAGACCCTTGTCATTCAGACCCTTGTCATTCAGACCCTTGTCATTCAGTCCCTTGTCATTCAGACCCTTGTCATTCAGACCCTTGTCATTCAGACCCTTGTCATTTAGTCCCTTGTCATTCAGTCCTTTGTCATTCAGACCCTTGTCATTCAGTCCCTTGTCATTCAGTCCCTTGTCATTCAGACCCTTGTCATTCAGTCCTTTGTCATTCAGACCCTTGTCATTCAGTCCCTTGTCATTCAGTCCCTTGTCATTCAGTCCCTTGTCATTCAGTCCCTAGTCATTCAGACCCTTGTCATTCAGTCCCTTGTCATTCAGTCCCTTGTCATTCAGACCCTTGTCATTCAGACCCTTGTCATTCAGACCCTTGTCATTCAGACCCTTGTCATTCAGTCCCTTGTCATTCAGACCCTTGTCATTCAGTCCCTTGTCATTCAGACCCTTGTCATTCAGTCCCTTGTCATTCAGACCCTTGTCATTCAGACCCTTGTCATTCAGACCCTTGTCATTCAGACCCTAGTCATTCAGTCCCTTGTCATTCAGACCCTTGTCATTCAGACCCTTGTCATTCAGACCCTTGTCATTCAGTCCCTTGTCATTCAGTCCCTTGTCATTCAGACCCTTGTCATTCAGACCCTTGTCATTCAGTCCCTTGTCATTCAGACCCTAGTCATTCAGGCCCTTGTCATTCAGACCCTTGTCATTCAGACCCTTGTCATTCAGACCCTTGTCATTCAGACCCTTGTCATTCAGTCCCTTGTCATTCAGACCCTTGTCATTTAGTCCCTTGTCATTCAGTCCCTTGTCATTCAGACCCTTGTCATTCAGACCCTTGTCATTCAGACCCTTGTCATTCAGACCCTTGTCATTCAGACCCTTGTCATTCAGACCCTTGTCATTCAGTCCCTTGTCATTCAGACCCTTGTCATTCAGACCCTTGTCATTCAGACCCTTGTCATTCAGACCCTTGTCATTCAGTCCCTTGTCATTCAGACCCTTGTCATTCAGTCTCTTGTCATTCAGTCCCTTGTCATTCAGTCCCTTGTCATTCAGTCCCTTGTCATTCAGACCCTTGTCATTCAGACCCTTGTCATTCAGACCCTTGTCATTCAGACCCTTGTCATTCAGACCCTTGTCATTCAGACCCTTGTCATTCAGTCTCTTGTCATTCAGTCCCTTGTCATTCAGACCCTTGTCATTCAGACCCTTGTCATTCAGACCCTTGTCATTCAGTCCCTTGTCATTCAGTCCCTTGTCATTCAGTCCCTTGTCATTCAGACCCTTGTCATTTAGTCCCTTGTCATTCAGTCCCTTGTCATTCAGACCCTTGTCATTCAGTCCCTTGTCATTCAGTCCCTTGTCATTTAGTCCCTTGTCATTCAGACCCTAGTCATTCAGTCCCTTGTCATTCAGACCCTTGTCATTCAGTCCCTTGTCATTCAGACCCTAGTCATTCAGTCCCTTGTCATTCAGTCCCTTGTCATTCAGACCCTTGTCATTCAGTCCTTTGTCATTCAGACCCTTGTCATTCAGTCCCTTGTCATTCAGTCCCTAGTCATTCAGTCCCTTGTCATTCAGTCCCTTGTCATTCAGACCCTTGTCATTCAGACCCTTGTCATTCAGTCCCTTGTCATTCAGACCCTTGTCATTCAGTCCCTTGTCATTCAGACCCTTGTCATTCAGACCCTTGTCATTCAGACCCTTGTCATTCAGTCCCTTGTCATTCAGTCCCTTGTCATTCAGACCCTTGTCATTTAGTCCCTTGTCATTCAGACCCTTGTCATTCAGACCCTTGTCATTCAGTCCTTTGTCATTCAGACCCTTGTCATTCAGTCCCTTGTCATTCAGTCCCTTGTCATTCAGACCCTTGTCATTCAGACCCTTGTCATTCAGTCCCTTGTCATTCAGACCCTTGTCATTCAGTCCCTTGTCATTCAGTCCCTTGTCATTCAGTCCCTTGTCATTTAGTCCCTTGTCATTCAGACCCTTGTCATTCAGACCCTTGTCATTTAGTCCCTTGTCATTCAGACCCTTGTCATTCAGACCCTTGTCATTCAGTCCTTTGTCA
The Littorina saxatilis isolate snail1 unplaced genomic scaffold, US_GU_Lsax_2.0 scaffold_1851, whole genome shotgun sequence DNA segment above includes these coding regions:
- the LOC138957342 gene encoding uncharacterized protein, with translation TLVIQSLVIQTLVIQSFVIQTLVIQSLVIQSLVIQTLVIQTLVIQTLVIQSLVIQSLVIQTLVIQSLVIQTLVIQSLVIQTLVIQSLVIQTLVIQTLVIQSLVIQTLVIQSLVIQTLVIQSLVIQSLVIQTLVIQTLVIQTLVIQTLVIQSLVIQSLVIQSLVIQTLVIQSLVIQTLVIQTLVIQTLVIQTLVIQSLVIQSLVIQSLVIQTLVIQTLVIQSLVIQSLVIQTLVIQTLVIQTLVIQSLVIQTLVIQSLVIQSLVIQTLVIQTLVIQTLVIQTLVIQTLVIQTLVIQSLVIQTLVIQSLVIQSLVIQTLVIQSLVIQTLVIQALVIQTLVIQTLVIQTLVIQSLVIQSLVIQSLVIQSLVIQTLVIQSLVIQTLVIQSLVIQSLVIQSLVIQTLVIQSLVIQTLVIQTLVIQTLVIQSLVIQSLVIQSLVIQSLVIQTLVIQSLVIQTLVIQTLVIQSLVIQSLVIQTLVIQTLVIQTLVIQSLVIQTLVIQTLVIQTLVIQSLVIQTLVIQTLVIQTLVI
- the LOC138957341 gene encoding glutamine-rich protein 2-like, producing MTRGLNDKGLNDKGLNDKGLNDKGLNDKGLNDKGLNDKGLNDKGLNDKGLNDKGLNDKGLNDKGLNDKGLNDKGLNDKRLNDKGLNDKGLNDKGLNDKGLNDKGLNDKGLNDKGLNDKGLNDKGLNDKRLNDKGLNDKGLNDKGLNDKGLNDKGLNDKGLNDKGLNDKGLNDKGLNDKGLNDKGLNDKGLNDKGLNDKGLNDKGLNDKGLNDKGLNDKGLNDKGLNDKGLNDKGLNDKGLND